A genome region from Triticum aestivum cultivar Chinese Spring chromosome 2B, IWGSC CS RefSeq v2.1, whole genome shotgun sequence includes the following:
- the LOC123041185 gene encoding uncharacterized protein yields the protein MGNCFHTAQGRRGVDTKKSAVPEEEEEVTPPVKEVKIRITRKQLEDLLRRLDQEDGCSGAVISELLCMTSSSNFRHRGQTAQWTPALQSIPE from the coding sequence ATGGGCAACTGTTTCCACACAGCGCAAGGTCGTCGCGGTGTCGACACCAAGAAGAGCGcggtgccggaggaggaggaggaagttacTCCGCCGGTGAAGGAGGTGAAGATCAGGATCAcgaggaagcagctggaggacCTGCTGCGGCGCCTCGACCAGGAGGACGGCTGCAGCGGCGCCGTCATCTCGGAGCTCCTCTGCATGACGAGCAGCTCCAATTTCCGGCACAGGGGGCAGACCGCACAGTGGACGCCGGCGCTGCAGAGCATACCGGAGTGA